The segment GGAGGAGGCGCCGAAGCCCTCGACGCCGCGGAAGACGCTGGCGCCCGCGAGACCCGCCTTGTGTGCGCGGTGCACGATCTCGGCGAAGACGGGCTTGTGGTGCCAGGTGTCGTTCTCGCCGATGAAGATCGTCACCCGCAGCGCGGTACCGGTGAGCCTGGTCATCCTTGCCTCCACTCGATCACTCGGCGGGTCAGGTTCGCCGTGGTCCACACTGCCGCCAGCGCGGCCAGCATGGTGCCGGCCAGGTAGGCCAGACCCGTGCCCGCACGGCCCTGGTCGACGAGGCGCTGGATATCCACGGCGTAGGTGGAGAACGTGGTGAAGCCGCCCAGGACACCGGTGCCGAAAAAGGGGCGGACGAGCCGGTGCGCGGCCCACACGTCGGTGATGATCACCATGAAGACGCCGATGATGCCGCAGCCGATCACGTTCACGAGGAAGGTGGTCCAGGGGAAGGTGCCGGGATCGGTCGGCCACAGCAGCGAGGCCCCGTAGCGGGCCGACGCACCGATGGCGCCACCGACGGACACCGCCGCGATGACCGGCCACTGCCCGCGTCGCAGCTCACGCCGCTGCGCGGGCACGTGCAGATCGACGTCGGGGTCGGTGGAGTCATTGAGCACCTGGAATCGGGTCTCTCCCATACAGATCTCCCACTCGCACAGCGCCCAGCCGTTTTCGGGCGCACTGATGTCGCAAGCAGGGACCGTTGGCGGCACCGTTGCCGCAGTTGGGGTACGGCGGGCCCCACCGCCGCGCGGCCGCATCCACAGCGCCGCAGACACCCAGGATACCCAGAGTCGTCTCGCTCTTCTCAGGAAGACCACGTACGCGGATGCGAGGCGGAGCGCACCAGGCATCTCGTTGTCGTGCAGCCTCGGGCGGGGGACGCTGGAGGCATACGGCAATGGGTCTCGCCGCAACCGCACCCCAGGGTGCTGACGGCCTCTACGTGACCCGGATGTCTGGCAGCGCGGAGGTGGCTGAGATGCCCGGAATCACCGTCGAGGTCGATGCGACGGTCGGCAGAACGATCAGGCGTGACGACACGCTCACCGATTCCCTCCCCCGCCGAGGACGACGACCGGCGGGGCATCGGCGGCCGGCCGGTGGGCAGGGGTACGTCGCGGACACGCTCGGGGACGACAGGCGCCCCGTCGAGGCGCTGGTCCTGATGTGCGAGCCCGCGGTACCGGGCGCGAACGTACGGGCCTGGCCGGTGGGCGTACTGCACCTGGCGGCGCCGGGGCGGACCGTCGACGAGGTTCTGTGCGTCGCCGAGGCCCCCTCCTTCGCCGACCTCGTGGACGTCGACGACCTGGCCCGTTGGCACGCGGAGCCCGAGGCGTGGGCCGCGGTCCCCTCCGGGCTCAGTCCCGGGAACGCCTACACGGTGGCCGGATGCGGGCCGAAGCGCGAAGCCGAACAACTCCTCTCGGCCGCCCGCCCCACGTAAGTGCGAAAGACGGGATGCCTGGAGTGAACCCGGCCCGGCTGCGGCCCGCTCTCGTGCCGTCGCGATCACGGGCAGCATCGTGAGCATGCTGCGGCACCATCGCACCGCACCGCCGGACCTCGATCCACGTGAGCCGTGGGAACGGGAGGCCGACGAGGCCACCGTCCGCGACCAGGTGCCACCGGTCTCCGCAGCTTCCCCTACCGACCGCGCCACGCCGAGGACCTCCCCGAGAGAGCGCTGGCCGCTGTTCGCGAGGCGGTCGGGGTGACGGAGCTCGGGCACGTGCGGGTCGTGCCCAGCCAGGCCCGACCCGCCGCCCCGGGGAGCCGATGTCAGCTGCTCACGCCCGTCAGCGTGCTCGGCTTCGAACCTGACGGGGTGGCGCTGTGGGTCGGCACTCCGGCCCGCCCAGCAGTCCAAGTGGTCGTCGAGACGCGGCAGGTGGCCGCGGTCGAGACCATGCACATCCTGCTGTACGCCCGCCTGACGGTGCACGCCGCCCACGCGCGGCTGAGCGTGCTGAAACGCCCTCGCCGACCGCGAACTACGTATCTGCTGCTGGCGCTGCGGCAACGGGCGGCCCTCGCCGAGGACGACGTGCCGAGGACACCCGCGCCGGATGCCGGACTGCCGCACAAATGGGGCCGGCTGCTCGCTTCGGACGCGGCCCGGCTTGTGAACGGCGAGCCGATCGCCTCCGTCCGCGG is part of the Streptomyces sp. NBC_01262 genome and harbors:
- the crcB gene encoding fluoride efflux transporter CrcB yields the protein MGETRFQVLNDSTDPDVDLHVPAQRRELRRGQWPVIAAVSVGGAIGASARYGASLLWPTDPGTFPWTTFLVNVIGCGIIGVFMVIITDVWAAHRLVRPFFGTGVLGGFTTFSTYAVDIQRLVDQGRAGTGLAYLAGTMLAALAAVWTTANLTRRVIEWRQG
- a CDS encoding inorganic diphosphatase; protein product: MPGITVEVDATVGRTIRRDDTLTDSLPRRGRRPAGHRRPAGGQGYVADTLGDDRRPVEALVLMCEPAVPGANVRAWPVGVLHLAAPGRTVDEVLCVAEAPSFADLVDVDDLARWHAEPEAWAAVPSGLSPGNAYTVAGCGPKREAEQLLSAARPT